One Gigantopelta aegis isolate Gae_Host chromosome 1, Gae_host_genome, whole genome shotgun sequence genomic region harbors:
- the LOC121382606 gene encoding 52 kDa repressor of the inhibitor of the protein kinase-like, protein MHLEEYNGLHEGFAELYWDWKTQTRSDAQQLLTGITSFGFIIVFLTVYQYLSHLSGLTVQLQSSSLDIIHAYNAVNDIKDIYKKERHDVDSNFESVIFKQAERMAAKVGVEPNKPRVSGRQIYRANNAASSTVLEHYKLNLAIPFLDHVCENLNSKFSGLAKTAISLLGLVPSILCENNMSIDEILRMYNEDLPSPEVTDLELKRWKMRYENVSPERRPSTPAAALKDCDGTHFPNIKTLLRIACTIPATSCECERSASSLRRLHSYARATMGQERLSALALLHIHYDKEIDLDRVVNVFVQCHPRRLELSSIIKP, encoded by the coding sequence ATGCATCTTGAAGAATACAATGGTCTACATGAAGGTTTTGCAGAATTGTATTGGGATTGGAAAACACAGACCCGCAGTGATGCGCAGCAGTTGCTCACTGGTATAACAAGTTTTGGCTTTATTATAGTTTTCCTCACAGTCTACCAATATCTCTCACATCTTTCTGGACTTACTGTTCAGCTCCAAAGCTCCTCTCTGGATATTATTCATGCATATAATGCCGTGAACGATATTAAAGATATCTACAAGAAAGAGCGCCATGACGTTGACAGTAATTTCGAATCTGTAATTTTCAAACAGGCAGAGAGAATGGCAGCAAAAGTGGGTGTTGAGCCCAATAAGCCAAGGGTCAGTGGGAGACAGATATACCGTGCCAATAATGCTGCAAGTAGTACTGTACTGGAACACTACAAACTGAACTTGGCAATTCCTTTCTTGGATCATGTGTGTGAAAATTTAAACTCTAAGTTTTCTGGACTGGCTAAAACTGCAATTTCACTGCTAGGACTAGTACCATCTATACTTTGTGAAAACAACATGTCGATTGACGAAATCCTACGTATGTACAACGAGGATCTCCCATCACCCGAGGTGACCGACCTAGAATTGAAACGTTGGAAAATGCGATATGAAAATGTGTCACCTGAGAGGAGACCTTCTACTCCAGCTGCTGCGTTGAAGGATTGTGATGGAACCCATTTTCCTAACATAAAAACTCTTCTCAGGATCGCATGTACTATTCCAGCAACCTCCTGTGAGTGCGAACGAAGTGCAAGTTCATTAAGGCGTTTACATTCATATGCGAGGGCAACGATGGGGCAAGAACGCCTGTCTGCATTGGCACTCTTGCACATTCATTACGATAAGGAGATTGATCTTGACCGTGTCGTGAACGTGTTTGTACAATGTCATCCAAGGCGTCTTGAACTCTCATCGATAATTAAACCATAA
- the LOC121382545 gene encoding uncharacterized protein LOC121382545 has translation MDLGLPIVDWVCHKFYIRWTPYKVEEYYVSIHFLRTVNTTMEVIKNNKGGLKLIHEGYLYTKRYARKNIRWECSSRAAFTCKGGVTSDLEIKTIVSFTQHSHDPQDQSVAVAKLRSAMKERAGTSRGTLTQLLVDSISDTPVDVRAELGKPDHIKRALRRERAKHIPKNPTSLPDLMLDDEWTTSSDGDRFLIYDNGVDSSDRMLVFGTDDGLRHLASSESWFMDGTFTVAPLLFTQLYVIRVPLGESAVTCVYAFLPNKHQSTYEELFISIQDRCSELGFQADPVTVTLDFEQAVMNAVITTFGPQVNVHGCFYHLTQSTWRKIQSLGLVQRYREEKDVKLFCGMLDGLAFLPVNDVPEGMTYLRDNTPDGLEPLLVYFDSTYVSGSYRRIQPPQRSDGSVPPLRMRRIPPAYAPSIWNVHTITLKGGSRTNNICEGWNNSFAKLVGHAHPTIWRAIAMSVVNDLQNGYDTT, from the exons ATGGATTTAGGGCTTCCCATTGTTGATTGGGTATGTCATAAATTCTACATCAGATGGACCCCTTATAAGGTTGAAGAATACTACGTCAGTATTCATTTCCTGAGAACTGTAAATACAACTATGGAAGTTATCAAGAACAACAAGGGTGGTCTCAAGCTAATTCACGAAGGCTACTTGTATACTAAGAGGTATGCCAGGAAGAATATTCGATGGGAGTGTTCCAGCAGAGCTGCATTTACTTGTAAAGGCGGTGTGACTTCAGACCTGGAG ATAAAGACCATCGTTAGTTTCACACAACATAGCCATGATCCACAGGATCAGTCTGTAGCAGTGGCAAAGCTGCGTTCAGCCATGAAGGAGCGTGCTGGCACATCACGTGGTACACTTACTCAGCTCCTAGTCGATTCCATCAGTGACACACCTGTAGATGTACGCGCAGAACTCGGTAAACCTGATCACATCAAACGTGCACTGCGTCGAGAACGGGCTAAACATATACCCAAGAACCCCACTTCGCTCCCTGATCTCATGCTAGATGATGAATGGACCACTTCAAGTGATGGAGACAGATTTCTCATATATGACAACGGTGTGGATTCCTCTGATCGTATGTTAGTGTTCGGGACTGATGACGGATTACGTCACCTTGCCAGTTCTGAGTCATGGTTTATGGATGGAACATTCACTGTTGCTCCACTGTTGTTTACTCAGCTGTATGTGATTCGTGTTCCACTCGGTGAGTCAGCTGTGACGTGTGTGTATGCATTTCTACCAAACAAGCACCAATCCACATATGAGGAACTATTCATATCAATTCAGGATCGCTGCAGCGAGCTAGGATTCCAGGCTGATCCTGTAACTGTCACCCTCGACTTTGAACAAGCTGTGATGAATGCAGTAATAACAACCTTTGGTCCACAAGTCAATGTTCATGGATGCTTCTACCATCTTACGCAGAGCACGTGGAGGAAAATACAGAGTCTCGGCCTTGTTCAACGCTATCGGGAAGAGAAGGATGTTAAGCTTTTCTGTGGTATGCTTGATGGACTGGCATTCCTACCAGTTAATGATGTACCAGAGGGGATGACCTATCTGCGTGACAACACCCCTGATGGGCTGGAACCCTTGCTCGTGTATTTTGACAGCACTTATGTGTCAGGATCTTATCGCCGTATTCAGCCTCCTCAACGATCAGATGGATCTGTACCTCCTCTTCGTATGCGCCGTATTCCCCCTGCGTACGCACCATCCATCTGGAATGTGCACACCATCACACTGAAAGGTGGATCCAGAACCAATAACATATGTGAGGGGTGGAACAATTCCTTTGCGAAACTAGTTGGACATGCCCACCCAACCATCTGGAGAGCCATAGCCATGAGCGTGGTGAACGACCTGCAAAACGGGTACGACACCACATAA
- the LOC121375441 gene encoding zinc finger MYM-type protein 1-like, with protein MGRPEKRKQELKIASKRCQSLDKFFNNKRPRPREGQTQQAPREERPTPDEKSNPSESPSGSASEGYKEESQTKTPTATINDIGHIITATMSVLDIKKAIEGLSDGEKYTLIKHHSQPSETYTFPIIYVGGCNRSFKLSWLKEYQWLVYSQKLDGAFCIMCSLFCMNREGKGQFVNRPFINWQKKSEKCKSHESNEYHQEAMQIADTFIKSIENPNATIPILMENNRSKNIDKNREILRCIAEAIVYCGKQGIALRGKNEHLEDEKTNPGNFLSLIKVLARYCSTLHEHLMEPQMKCVTYLSPQTQNELLDVIGNHIILGDLVQEIKTAQFYSIMADEVTSHNTEQLALCVRFVDSDENIREEFIQFSKVIRTTGEYLANEIIHILENLGIPLKDMRGQGYDGASNMSSGRVGVQAKIREHAPLATYVHCSGHCLNLVISHACNIPEVRNMIDKLKNCCLFFPK; from the coding sequence ATGGGCAggccagagaaaagaaaacaggAACTGAAAATTGCATCCAAGAGATGTCAATCCCTGGATAAATTCTTTAACAATAAACGACCACGACCAAGAGAAGGGCAAACCCAACAGGCACCACGAGAAGAACGCCCGACTCCTGACGAAAAAAGTAATCCATCAGAATCGCCATCAGGGTCTGCTAGCGAAGGATACAAAGAAGAATCCCAAACCAAGACACCTACTGCAACAATTAACGATATTGGACATATCATTACTGCAACAATGTCAGTACTAGATATTAAAAAAGCAATTGAAGGACTCTCTGATGGAGAAAAATATACACTAATCAAACACCATAGCCAGCCGTCCGAAACATATACATTTCCTATAATATATGTTGGTGGCTGTAACCGCAGTTTTAAACTCAGCTGGTTGAAGGAATATCAATGGTTAGTTTATAGCCAAAAACTCGATGGTGCCTTTTGCATCATGTGTTCACTTTTCTGTATGAATCGAGAAGGGAAAGGGCAATTTGTCAATCGGCCATTTATAAATTGGCAAAAGAAGTCCGAAAAGTGCAAAAGCCACGAAAGCAACGAGTACCACCAAGAGGCAATGCAAATTGCAGACACGTTCATCAAAAGTATTGAAAATCCTAATGCCACTATTCCAATTTTGATGGAAAACAATAGGTCAAAGAACATTGACAAAAACCGAGAAATACTTCGATGCATTGCAGAAGCAATTGTGTATTGTGGCAAGCAAGGTATAGCATTACGTGGGAAGAACGAACACTTGGAGGATGAGAAAACAAACCCGGGAAATTTTCTCTCCTTGATCAAGGTACTGGCTAGGTATTGCTCAACCTTACATGAACATTTAATGGAGCCACAAATGAAATGTGTCACTTACTTGTCaccacaaacacaaaatgagtTACTCGATGTTATAGGCAATCACATAATTCTCGGTGACCTTGTCCAAGAGATAAAGACAGCACAGTTCTATAGTATCATGGCGGATGAGGTGACATCTCATAACACTGAACAGCTGGCTCTGTGCGTCCGCTTCGTGGATTCAGATGAAAATATTAGGGAGGAGTtcatacaattttcaaaagtgaTTCGCACCACGGGTGAATATCTGGCCAATGAGATCATTCACATACTGGAAAACCTTGGTATACCATTGAAAGATATGCGTGGTCAAGGATATGATGGGGCGAGTAACATGTCATCTGGTCGAGTTGGCGTCCAGGCTAAAATCCGAGAGCATGCTCCATTAGCAACATATGTGCACTGTAGTGGCCATTGCTTAAATCTGGTTATAAGTCACGCCTGTAACATACCAGAAGTGCGTAACATGATCGACAAACTTAAGAACTGTTGCCTTTTTTTTCCGAAATAG